One Vanrija pseudolonga chromosome 5, complete sequence genomic window, ACTGTACTTACTCCGCCCACCATGTCGAATTATGGAGTGTCGACAGGCGTGGTGGAGTGGTGGCCATGTGTGGCGAATGCTCATCATGACGAGGAAGCATATAAAAAGACGACGAGATGCACGGCTTCGACATGTCTTCAACCCAGCACTTTCACCCGAAACACCCAGACTGCACAATGCCTGCGCTCGACTCTGGTCTCATCCTCATTACTGGTGCCTCAGGATTCATTGGATCGTAAGTTGAGGTGACGAGCTCCAAACAGCACGAGACTGACGAAACAAGTCACACGGTCAAGGCCGCCCTCGACTCGGGCTACACCGTCCGCGTGGCGGTCCGCACGCCTGACAAGGGCGAGTACGTCAAGACCCTCTTCCCGGAATACGCCGAGTCGATCTCGTACACGATCGTGGAAAACATGGATGTCAAGGGAGCCTACGACAAGGCTGTGGAGGGCATTGACGGGGTGATCCACCTCGCCTCTCCGGTCGACATGCGCTTCGAGGGCCCAGCGTCTGACATGATCGCTgtggccgtcgccggcgtggtcaacctcctcgacgcgcttgcTCTGGCCCCCGTCAAGCGCGTGGTCATCCTATCGTCGGTTGCGTCCATCGGACCCGTCGTCCGCAACGAGGCCCAACTCGACGGAAAGAGGGTGTACACCGAGGCCCAGTGgaacgacgagggcgtcgccgaggcgctgcaaCTTGAGGCCGCAGCATCGGGACGGGTCAAGTACGCCGCGTCCAAGGCTCAGGCTGAGCGCGCGTTCTGGAAGTGGTTTGCCGACCACAAGCCGACCTTTGACGGTGTGTCTATCAACCCTTCGTT contains:
- the azaE_4 gene encoding Ketoreductase azaE; translation: MPALDSGLILITGASGFIGSHTVKAALDSGYTVRVAVRTPDKGEYVKTLFPEYAESISYTIVENMDVKGAYDKAVEGIDGVIHLASPVDMRFEGPASDMIAVAVAGVVNLLDALALAPVKRVVILSSVASIGPVVRNEAQLDGKRVYTEAQWNDEGVAEALQLEAAASGRVKYAASKAQAERAFWKWFADHKPTFDGVSINPSFNFGPPTAFGQGIPSSVGIVVPWLKPGADANTLKQEFAGVVDVRDVAYASVKALSTPEAGGERYILSADTLFNNDLAIGATADKEANTAGLTRGNTDPAFRAELDSKAIVYDGSKAEAAFGFKYRAKDRTIAEAVEAIRKTRAGAL